From a region of the Gemmatimonas aurantiaca genome:
- a CDS encoding integrase core domain-containing protein, translating into MDQRLQFLEDVRLGRMTMTELCAHRQISRKTGYKWLAREKEEGRRGVADRSRAPHHCPHKITDEMAALLCAFRVKPDDWGARKLLKVLKNRHPQRDDWPAASTVADLFSREGLARQPRRRRPRPEHPGAPPIHTEAPNDVWTADFKGEFRTGDGIYCYPLTIADLHARCLLDCRGRDSTKTVTAWPVFEAAFREYGLPHAIRTDNGPPFATVGIHGLSRLNVWWMRLGIHHHRITPATPSENGAHERMHRTLKRRAIRPARATMAAQQRAFNVFRAEYNKERPHEALGMETPASQYAASPRPYPPKLPQPEYPGHYTVKKITTGGTFRFANRVLYLANALTGELVGMDEVDDGVWHLFFTPCSLRRSTNGTTS; encoded by the coding sequence ATGGACCAACGACTTCAGTTCCTCGAGGATGTCCGGCTGGGCCGTATGACGATGACGGAGCTGTGCGCGCACCGGCAGATCAGCCGGAAGACCGGTTACAAGTGGCTCGCGCGCGAGAAAGAGGAAGGCCGGCGCGGCGTGGCGGACCGCAGCCGCGCGCCGCACCACTGTCCGCACAAGATCACGGACGAGATGGCGGCGCTGCTCTGCGCGTTTCGGGTCAAGCCCGATGACTGGGGCGCGCGGAAGCTCCTCAAGGTCCTGAAGAATCGGCATCCGCAGCGCGACGACTGGCCAGCGGCGAGCACGGTGGCTGATCTCTTCTCGCGCGAAGGCCTTGCGCGTCAGCCGCGGCGGCGGCGCCCGCGTCCGGAGCATCCGGGCGCGCCGCCTATCCATACCGAAGCGCCGAACGACGTGTGGACCGCCGACTTCAAGGGCGAGTTCCGCACGGGCGACGGCATCTACTGCTATCCGCTGACGATTGCGGACCTGCACGCGCGCTGCCTGCTCGACTGTCGTGGCCGCGACTCGACGAAGACCGTGACGGCGTGGCCGGTGTTCGAGGCGGCGTTCCGCGAGTACGGCCTGCCGCACGCAATCCGCACCGACAACGGGCCGCCCTTTGCGACCGTGGGGATCCACGGGCTCTCGCGCCTGAACGTCTGGTGGATGCGGCTCGGCATCCACCACCACCGCATCACGCCGGCGACGCCGAGCGAGAACGGGGCGCACGAGCGAATGCATCGGACGCTGAAGCGGCGCGCGATTCGGCCCGCGCGCGCGACGATGGCGGCCCAGCAGCGGGCGTTCAACGTGTTCCGCGCGGAATACAACAAGGAGCGGCCGCACGAAGCCCTTGGAATGGAAACGCCCGCATCGCAGTACGCCGCGTCGCCGCGCCCATATCCCCCGAAGCTGCCGCAGCCCGAGTACCCCGGACACTACACCGTGAAGAAGATCACGACCGGCGGGACCTTTCGCTTTGCGAATCGCGTGCTCTACCTGGCGAATGCGCTGACCGGGGAGCTGGTCGGGATGGACGAGGTCGACGACGGCGTCTGGCACCTCTTCTTCACACCGTGCTCATTGCGACGCTCGACGAACGGAACTACATCATGA